The following are encoded together in the Parabacteroides chongii genome:
- a CDS encoding BT_2262 family domain-containing protein produces the protein MKKVIYSLLLFCGLFGLWGCEKTTEGLTKVTYYVNFELNGDNPMLVPVGSTFSDPGVVAMEGEEDVTASVTVNSDVKADQIGLYSVSYSATNADGFSSSVKRTVVVYDPEVTTDASGDYTVDSSVSYRNMNGQQAPFKGDFSVSVTLVAPGIFAVSDFLGGWYDQGAAYGAAYAMKGYFKLNADNTIEPLSSLLAGWGDSMDSMKEGKYDPETGQISWYIDYAGTMTFYVIMNK, from the coding sequence ATGAAAAAAGTAATTTATAGTTTATTGCTTTTTTGCGGTCTTTTCGGTTTATGGGGCTGCGAGAAAACGACAGAAGGTCTGACTAAAGTGACCTATTATGTGAACTTTGAACTGAATGGTGATAATCCCATGCTGGTACCGGTGGGCAGTACATTCTCTGATCCCGGTGTTGTTGCCATGGAGGGAGAAGAAGACGTGACCGCTTCGGTAACTGTCAATAGTGATGTGAAAGCAGATCAAATCGGTCTATATTCTGTATCTTATTCAGCTACGAATGCGGATGGATTCTCCAGTTCGGTTAAACGCACGGTGGTTGTTTATGATCCGGAGGTCACAACAGATGCTTCCGGTGATTATACGGTGGACTCAAGCGTCAGTTATCGAAATATGAATGGTCAACAAGCTCCATTCAAAGGAGATTTCAGTGTATCTGTTACTTTGGTGGCACCAGGCATATTTGCCGTATCCGATTTTCTGGGAGGTTGGTATGACCAAGGAGCCGCTTACGGTGCAGCTTATGCCATGAAAGGCTATTTCAAACTGAATGCAGACAATACGATCGAACCGCTCAGTAGTTTGCTTGCTGGTTGGGGCGACTCTATGGACAGCATGAAAGAGGGGAAATATGATCCGGAAACAGGACAGATTTCCTGGTATATCGACTATGCAGGAACGATGACATTCTATGTAATAATGAACAAATAA
- a CDS encoding SusD/RagB family nutrient-binding outer membrane lipoprotein, with protein sequence MKKILLASALLLGVSFTSCNSYLDINTDPNSPAEENIETSMLMPAIEMNTASSYGNFLRIAGGFHAQQYAHLFGTSNYLDYSKFNMSATRSSGTYTQFNQKALQNLKTLLTKSAEQEDWGTYLAGTVLRAFVYEALVDCYGEVPYTEALDLENFPTPKYDEGQVVYEGVIAEINEALEKVSASNIVCTNFLFPSSTADKWIKFANALKLRMLMRISGVKDVQSEVAALLAENNFPTTDVSYKGCWKNEPGQMNPFYSEEFATTWGSTQTNIAANLAIIGTMQVKNSEGAIEYEDPRLAAFFQKNKSNEYIGGISGTNYPKSTSKLQDWCRPVATFDMPVYLITVSEVEFFKAEYYARYGSAADAATHYAAAIEASFASANVSGAADYVARYPFDASNYKKSIGIAKWVALSGVNPFEAWCEMRRLDYPTFGTAKGSDFYTEGDQESYNTSKYVPGTLYTPIQVFGEVGANKLLERYPYAESSSSRNENTPAFPGYTSPVFWGK encoded by the coding sequence ATGAAAAAGATATTATTGGCATCTGCACTGCTTTTGGGTGTAAGCTTCACTTCTTGCAACAGCTATTTGGATATCAACACGGATCCCAATTCGCCAGCCGAGGAGAACATTGAGACTTCCATGTTAATGCCTGCCATCGAAATGAACACGGCTTCAAGCTATGGTAATTTTTTGCGCATTGCCGGAGGTTTCCATGCCCAGCAGTACGCGCACTTATTCGGAACAAGCAACTATTTGGACTATTCAAAGTTCAATATGTCGGCTACCCGCAGTAGCGGAACCTATACGCAATTCAATCAAAAAGCATTACAGAACCTGAAGACATTACTAACCAAGTCCGCAGAGCAGGAAGACTGGGGAACCTATCTGGCTGGAACCGTTTTGCGCGCGTTTGTTTACGAAGCTTTGGTTGATTGTTATGGCGAAGTGCCTTATACAGAAGCACTGGATTTAGAAAACTTTCCGACTCCTAAATATGATGAAGGACAGGTGGTTTATGAAGGAGTGATTGCAGAAATCAATGAGGCGCTGGAAAAGGTTTCGGCATCGAATATTGTATGCACCAACTTCCTTTTCCCGTCTTCAACGGCCGACAAATGGATCAAGTTCGCCAATGCATTGAAGTTGAGGATGCTGATGCGTATATCCGGTGTGAAAGACGTACAATCAGAAGTGGCTGCTTTATTGGCAGAAAACAACTTCCCAACCACCGACGTTTCTTATAAAGGATGTTGGAAGAACGAACCAGGACAGATGAACCCGTTCTATTCGGAAGAATTTGCTACGACCTGGGGATCTACGCAAACCAATATCGCTGCCAACCTGGCGATCATCGGTACGATGCAAGTAAAGAACAGCGAAGGCGCTATCGAATATGAAGATCCTCGTTTGGCTGCTTTCTTTCAAAAAAACAAAAGCAATGAATATATCGGCGGTATTTCAGGAACCAACTATCCGAAGTCTACCAGCAAATTGCAGGATTGGTGTCGTCCGGTGGCCACATTCGATATGCCGGTTTACCTGATCACCGTATCAGAAGTTGAATTCTTCAAGGCTGAATATTATGCACGTTATGGATCTGCAGCCGATGCCGCCACTCATTATGCGGCCGCCATCGAGGCTTCTTTTGCTTCTGCTAACGTAAGTGGAGCTGCCGACTATGTAGCCCGTTATCCGTTCGATGCTTCCAATTATAAAAAGAGTATCGGTATCGCAAAATGGGTCGCTCTTTCCGGTGTCAACCCGTTCGAAGCCTGGTGTGAGATGCGTCGTTTGGATTACCCCACATTCGGTACAGCCAAAGGTAGCGACTTTTATACCGAAGGCGATCAGGAATCATACAATACATCCAAATATGTTCCCGGTACGTTGTACACGCCGATTCAGGTATTTGGCGAAGTGGGTGCAAATAAATTGCTGGAACGTTATCCGTATGCAGAAAGTTCTTCTTCCCGTAATGAGAACACACCGGCATTCCCGGGATATACGTCACCGGTGTTCTGGGGTAAATAA
- a CDS encoding SusC/RagA family TonB-linked outer membrane protein yields MKKLTFTLLCLVICMCTVVAQNVKVTGTVTAADDGLPIIGASVLVKGTMIGTVTDAEGRFSLDVPPEGKILQISYVGMNTQEVAVKPVIKVLLQSDTQNLEEVVVTAMGITRSEKTLGYSATTVKADEIISSRTTNVADALSGKVAGLSVSSTSSDPGSVSNIVIRGFSSINGSNQPLYVVDGVPLQNNMVSGDGKNVATGGISSVASEDIASMTVLKGAAATALYGSRAANGVIVITTKSGKKGDGRNFSISYSGNVQARMVSFLPEMQNSFGQGWNGAQTFIENGSWGPRLDGSMQVYGPIWNNQQLIHEYSAKKDNVKDFFDPGWSQNHTISLSGVSSDTKMDYYLSYSFTKDDGIMPKDYDTYERNTVAFRGGYEATDWLKVSSSLNFARSQTDAVGSFQGTSVIDGVFELPRDISIVDMKDTSSPFNTPEAYFTPYGITNPYWSLENNYNHTASKQIYGKVQVDVTPIRELKLSYRMGFDYTDYDRKVGAPQIKLDDALIDEDYGYAPSNMNQSGHVYTRYGRHYELNHDFLANYSKRFLENKLDVNVNAGVNMNERGYTRTTGQTDDLSFFSGFWDLSNGSTKTTLSESQNKRRLVGLFGDVTVGWDDMIYLNLTARNDWSSTLPIDNNSFFYPGATLSWIFTRLIPENEILTFGKARLAYGKTGNDADPYQTGLTYIQGTANGYYGLDISKFPMNGVNAFIASNTKGSNTLRPEMTSEFEVGMNLQFFNGRFGIDAAYYNRKTKDQIFTLPTDPSTGFSYMVTNFGEVSNKGIELVINTTPIQVKDFRWDLSFNFSKNNNKVLSLPESLEGGKVSIYNFSAGNDAIYMYAEEGKPMGQFYTYLPKKTADGKPIVDANGYPVLGTSVEDTGKNMNHDWTGGINTAFTYKDFTLSASLDIRSGGYMFSRTKNLMQFTGNGVVTTYNDRRPFIIPNSVVDNGGGNYTENTTPIYLGNGSYQTYFNDYGYGDGGEAYLLDRSFVKLRNISLTWNVPRQWVRKMSLSNLAITAFCNNVFTWTASDNRYVDPESTTVSQSTYGDLATQFGELYTNPSCRIFGCNLSVKF; encoded by the coding sequence ATGAAAAAGTTAACTTTTACTTTACTGTGCCTTGTGATCTGCATGTGTACAGTAGTGGCTCAAAATGTGAAGGTGACAGGTACTGTTACCGCCGCAGATGACGGTCTACCGATTATTGGAGCATCAGTTCTTGTTAAAGGGACAATGATTGGTACAGTAACGGATGCCGAAGGTCGTTTCTCTTTGGATGTACCACCCGAGGGAAAAATTTTACAAATTTCGTATGTCGGTATGAACACGCAGGAAGTAGCTGTAAAGCCAGTTATTAAAGTGCTCTTGCAGTCAGACACCCAGAATTTGGAAGAAGTTGTCGTTACGGCAATGGGTATTACCCGCTCCGAAAAAACCCTGGGATATTCAGCAACGACCGTTAAGGCTGATGAAATTATCAGCTCACGTACGACCAATGTAGCCGATGCCCTTTCCGGTAAGGTAGCCGGATTATCGGTTAGCTCCACCTCTTCCGACCCGGGTTCGGTTAGTAACATTGTAATCCGTGGTTTCAGTTCTATCAACGGAAGTAATCAACCACTTTATGTAGTTGACGGTGTACCTTTACAGAATAATATGGTTTCCGGTGATGGCAAGAACGTAGCAACCGGAGGTATTTCAAGTGTGGCTTCTGAAGATATCGCTTCGATGACTGTATTAAAAGGTGCAGCCGCAACAGCCCTGTATGGTAGCCGTGCCGCTAACGGTGTGATCGTGATTACCACGAAATCAGGAAAGAAAGGCGACGGACGAAATTTCTCGATCAGCTACAGCGGTAATGTACAGGCTCGTATGGTCTCTTTCCTGCCGGAAATGCAGAACTCGTTCGGACAGGGATGGAACGGTGCACAGACATTTATCGAAAATGGTTCCTGGGGGCCTCGCTTGGATGGATCAATGCAGGTGTATGGCCCGATCTGGAATAATCAGCAGTTGATTCATGAATACAGTGCAAAAAAAGATAATGTAAAGGATTTCTTTGATCCGGGTTGGTCGCAGAACCATACAATTTCCTTGAGCGGTGTTTCTTCCGACACCAAGATGGATTATTATCTGTCTTATTCTTTTACGAAAGATGATGGTATCATGCCGAAAGATTATGATACATACGAACGTAATACGGTAGCTTTCCGTGGCGGCTATGAAGCGACAGACTGGTTGAAAGTGTCTTCTTCCCTTAATTTTGCACGCAGCCAGACGGATGCAGTCGGCAGTTTCCAAGGTACATCCGTAATCGACGGCGTGTTTGAGTTACCTCGCGACATCTCTATCGTGGACATGAAAGATACCAGTTCACCCTTCAATACTCCGGAAGCTTACTTTACTCCTTACGGCATCACCAACCCCTACTGGTCATTGGAAAACAATTACAACCATACGGCTTCGAAGCAAATTTACGGTAAAGTGCAGGTGGATGTCACTCCGATCAGAGAGTTGAAACTGTCCTATCGCATGGGCTTCGACTATACGGACTATGACCGTAAGGTAGGTGCTCCGCAAATTAAGCTGGACGACGCGCTGATCGACGAAGACTATGGATATGCTCCTTCCAACATGAACCAAAGTGGACATGTATATACCCGCTATGGCCGTCATTACGAATTGAATCACGATTTCCTGGCTAATTATTCTAAACGTTTCCTGGAAAACAAGCTGGATGTGAACGTAAATGCCGGTGTAAACATGAACGAACGCGGATATACGCGCACGACCGGCCAGACCGACGACTTGTCGTTCTTTTCCGGATTTTGGGATCTGAGTAACGGTTCTACGAAAACAACATTGTCGGAAAGTCAGAATAAACGCCGTTTGGTAGGTCTCTTCGGAGATGTAACCGTTGGTTGGGACGATATGATTTACCTGAACCTGACCGCCCGTAACGACTGGTCGTCTACATTGCCTATCGACAACAACAGTTTCTTCTATCCGGGTGCCACATTGAGTTGGATCTTTACCCGCCTAATCCCGGAAAATGAAATTCTTACTTTCGGAAAGGCTCGTTTGGCATATGGTAAGACCGGTAACGATGCAGATCCTTACCAGACAGGTCTGACTTATATACAAGGTACGGCAAATGGTTATTATGGTCTCGACATATCCAAGTTCCCGATGAACGGAGTGAATGCCTTTATAGCTTCCAATACAAAAGGCAGCAACACATTGCGTCCGGAAATGACATCAGAATTTGAAGTCGGCATGAACCTACAATTCTTCAACGGACGTTTCGGGATCGATGCAGCCTATTACAACCGCAAAACGAAAGACCAGATCTTTACTCTTCCGACCGATCCGTCAACAGGTTTCAGCTATATGGTAACCAACTTCGGTGAAGTCAGCAACAAAGGTATCGAATTAGTTATCAACACCACTCCGATACAGGTTAAAGATTTTCGTTGGGATTTGAGTTTCAACTTCTCAAAAAACAACAACAAGGTACTTTCATTACCTGAAAGCCTGGAAGGCGGAAAAGTTTCCATCTATAACTTCTCTGCCGGTAACGATGCGATTTATATGTATGCCGAAGAAGGTAAGCCGATGGGGCAGTTCTATACTTACTTACCGAAGAAAACTGCAGATGGAAAGCCGATCGTAGACGCAAACGGTTATCCTGTTTTAGGTACATCGGTCGAAGATACCGGCAAAAACATGAATCACGACTGGACAGGCGGAATCAATACAGCTTTTACCTATAAAGATTTCACATTGAGCGCATCTTTGGATATTCGTAGCGGTGGTTATATGTTCTCACGTACGAAGAACCTGATGCAATTTACAGGTAACGGTGTAGTTACAACTTACAACGACCGCCGTCCGTTCATTATCCCCAATTCAGTCGTTGATAATGGCGGTGGCAATTATACCGAAAACACCACCCCGATTTATCTGGGCAACGGCAGCTATCAAACCTATTTCAACGATTACGGATATGGAGATGGCGGAGAAGCTTATCTGCTCGATCGTTCATTCGTTAAATTGCGTAACATCAGCCTGACCTGGAATGTTCCGAGACAGTGGGTACGCAAGATGTCATTGAGCAATTTGGCCATTACGGCATTTTGTAATAATGTATTTACCTGGACCGCATCAGATAACCGCTACGTAGATCCGGAATCGACAACCGTATCACAGTCCACTTACGGTGACCTGGCAACACAATTCGGTGAACTGTATACCAACCCGTCTTGCCGTATATTCGGATGCAACCTGAGTGTTAAATTCTAA
- a CDS encoding alpha-L-fucosidase encodes MKSTNYLFLLGVGLSTLFSCKEVSAPDPVYPIPTPEQVEWHKMETYAFVHFGLNTFNDLEWGYGNTPASTFNPTDLDCEQWVRTIQAAGLKGVILTAKHHDGFCLWQTATTEYSVKNSPWEDGKGDMVKELSDACHKHGLKFGIYLSPWDRNSENYGQPGYVEKFHAQLHELVCNYGPLFEYWFDGANGGNGWYGGADETRSIDPNSYYKYEQAVDTIKKYNPSVMIFGGTEPTIRWIGNEEGWAGDTQWSMFTKKDGIHYRQSQWGLEDGEQWLGGECDVSIRPGWFYHAREDHQVKSLSHLVDLYYRSVGHNANFLLNFPVALNGKISPTDSIRAIEWHQTIQNDLKTDLLKGTSVKASNSRGGQFKADKVNDGDWDSYWATDDDVTNATLTFTFNKPTDVNRLMIQEYIPLGQRVKAFTIETEKDGQWTPVEAADSTTTVGYKRIVRFQTVNADKIRINFLDARGPLCINNVEAFLAPALLTEPAIRRDLKNIITIQVEDKNSELHYTTDGSEPTKDSPRYTEPFAFAQKGTIKAISYDRTFDKASPVSVKELDIPASDYTVISPKNEKAIAMFDGNGYTTFYLPKGKQEIEIQLAKELPIAGFRYVPNQGRDAGGHISNYQLFVNNKKIAEGEFSNIKHNPIEQEIRFPAVKGDKIRFVATRIVDDLPQAGIGEFSVITE; translated from the coding sequence ATGAAAAGCACAAATTATCTTTTCCTCCTTGGGGTCGGACTCAGTACGTTATTTTCCTGTAAGGAAGTAAGTGCCCCTGACCCTGTCTATCCTATTCCGACACCGGAGCAGGTAGAATGGCATAAAATGGAAACCTATGCATTCGTCCATTTTGGTTTGAACACATTCAACGATCTTGAATGGGGGTACGGAAATACGCCGGCTTCAACTTTCAATCCTACTGATCTGGATTGCGAACAATGGGTCCGCACGATCCAGGCAGCCGGATTAAAAGGGGTGATCCTCACCGCCAAACATCACGACGGTTTTTGTCTGTGGCAGACTGCTACGACAGAATACAGCGTGAAAAACTCTCCTTGGGAAGATGGGAAAGGAGATATGGTGAAAGAGCTTTCCGATGCCTGCCATAAACACGGACTGAAATTCGGAATCTATCTTTCTCCCTGGGATCGCAACAGTGAAAATTACGGACAACCGGGATACGTAGAGAAGTTTCATGCCCAATTGCATGAACTGGTGTGCAACTATGGTCCGTTGTTCGAATACTGGTTCGACGGCGCAAACGGAGGAAACGGCTGGTACGGCGGTGCCGATGAAACACGTTCGATCGACCCGAACAGTTATTATAAATACGAACAGGCCGTCGACACCATCAAAAAATACAATCCGTCAGTCATGATCTTCGGCGGAACCGAACCTACTATCCGCTGGATCGGGAACGAAGAAGGCTGGGCAGGTGATACACAATGGAGTATGTTTACCAAAAAAGACGGCATACATTACCGTCAGAGCCAATGGGGACTGGAAGATGGCGAGCAGTGGCTGGGCGGCGAATGCGATGTATCCATCCGTCCGGGCTGGTTCTATCATGCACGCGAAGACCACCAGGTGAAGTCGTTGTCACATCTGGTAGATCTGTATTACCGGAGTGTGGGACATAATGCGAACTTCCTGTTGAATTTCCCTGTCGCACTGAACGGAAAGATCAGCCCGACCGATTCGATCCGCGCTATCGAATGGCATCAGACCATACAGAACGATCTTAAAACAGATTTATTGAAAGGTACCTCTGTAAAAGCCAGCAATTCCCGCGGCGGTCAGTTCAAAGCCGACAAAGTCAATGACGGGGATTGGGATTCTTACTGGGCTACAGATGATGACGTCACAAATGCAACACTTACCTTTACATTTAATAAACCGACAGATGTAAACCGCCTGATGATCCAGGAATACATTCCATTGGGGCAGCGCGTAAAAGCATTTACCATCGAAACGGAAAAAGACGGACAATGGACTCCCGTCGAAGCAGCCGACTCTACGACAACTGTCGGTTATAAACGAATTGTCCGCTTCCAGACCGTCAACGCTGATAAGATACGCATCAACTTCCTGGATGCACGCGGTCCGCTATGTATTAATAATGTAGAAGCATTCCTTGCACCTGCATTGCTGACAGAACCTGCAATCAGACGTGACTTGAAGAATATCATTACAATCCAGGTGGAAGATAAAAATTCAGAACTTCATTACACAACCGACGGTTCTGAACCGACAAAAGACTCTCCTCGTTACACAGAACCGTTTGCGTTTGCTCAAAAAGGTACGATCAAAGCTATTTCATACGACCGTACATTTGACAAAGCCAGTCCGGTATCTGTAAAAGAACTGGATATTCCAGCTTCAGACTACACGGTTATTTCTCCAAAGAACGAAAAGGCTATTGCCATGTTCGACGGTAACGGATATACAACTTTTTATTTACCGAAAGGAAAGCAAGAGATCGAGATACAATTGGCTAAAGAACTTCCGATCGCCGGATTCCGTTATGTGCCTAACCAGGGACGTGATGCAGGAGGACATATTTCCAATTATCAGTTATTTGTGAACAACAAAAAAATTGCTGAAGGAGAGTTCTCAAACATCAAACATAATCCGATCGAACAGGAAATACGTTTCCCGGCTGTAAAAGGGGATAAGATCCGGTTTGTAGCAACACGGATTGTGGATGATTTGCCCCAAGCTGGTATTGGGGAGTTTTCAGTTATTACTGAATAA
- a CDS encoding Gfo/Idh/MocA family protein, translating into MKRRDFLTNTALLGAGIPLGMSSAVMTSCTQEKQGAGAAAKNYSPEELGMFSFVEVAPDGKPLKAALVGCGDRGTGAATQFLKSGPNVSIIALADLFPDRMATCRKVLSEQFKNEVPDANCFLGFDAYKKVLAMNDIDVVLLCTPTHFRPEQFKAAVEAGKHIFMEKPCAVDPTGIRTVIAAAKVATSKGLTVVTGNQRRHRKDYWEAYVQVKNGLIGDVVSSSAHWDQGAWWNKRKRPEWSDMEYCIRNWFNIKWLSGDHLLDQAIHNIDVVTWFMEDRPVRAVGFGGRAQRLTGDIYDFFSVDYYYNNNKRMLATARQIDGCDGNVSEQVYGTKGVALLNDRGEIKLVDYNGNTLWEYDYQNKPVKNPYDQEHVHLVESIRLDKKINQAEALAYSTQVAILGREAAYTGKPITWDEIMASTLRYGPEEYKMGPLPFYKEGEAPKPGKAPDAPVM; encoded by the coding sequence ATGAAAAGAAGAGATTTCTTAACAAACACAGCATTGTTGGGTGCCGGAATACCACTGGGTATGTCGTCGGCTGTAATGACTTCATGTACGCAAGAAAAACAAGGTGCAGGTGCCGCTGCGAAGAATTATTCTCCGGAAGAATTGGGAATGTTTTCTTTTGTAGAAGTGGCTCCTGACGGAAAACCGTTAAAAGCGGCGTTGGTCGGTTGCGGTGACCGTGGAACAGGTGCAGCTACTCAGTTTCTTAAATCCGGTCCGAATGTTTCCATCATCGCTTTGGCTGATCTATTTCCGGATAGAATGGCTACTTGCCGGAAAGTATTATCGGAACAATTTAAAAACGAGGTTCCTGATGCAAACTGCTTCCTGGGATTCGATGCGTATAAAAAGGTATTGGCGATGAACGATATAGACGTCGTTCTGCTGTGTACTCCGACACATTTCCGTCCGGAACAGTTTAAAGCTGCCGTTGAAGCCGGTAAACATATCTTTATGGAAAAGCCTTGTGCTGTCGACCCTACGGGTATACGTACAGTGATTGCTGCGGCAAAAGTGGCAACTTCAAAAGGTTTGACTGTAGTAACGGGAAATCAGCGTCGTCATCGTAAAGACTATTGGGAAGCTTATGTTCAGGTAAAAAATGGATTGATTGGTGATGTGGTGTCATCTTCAGCTCATTGGGATCAGGGTGCCTGGTGGAATAAACGGAAACGGCCGGAATGGAGCGATATGGAATATTGTATCCGTAACTGGTTTAATATTAAATGGCTAAGCGGTGACCATCTGCTGGATCAGGCTATTCATAATATTGATGTTGTTACTTGGTTTATGGAAGATCGTCCGGTTCGTGCGGTAGGTTTCGGCGGTCGTGCACAGCGTCTGACTGGCGATATTTATGACTTCTTCAGTGTAGACTATTATTACAATAATAATAAACGGATGTTGGCAACTGCTCGTCAGATTGACGGTTGTGACGGAAATGTATCCGAACAGGTATATGGCACCAAAGGCGTTGCCCTGTTGAACGACAGAGGTGAAATTAAGCTTGTAGATTACAATGGGAATACCCTTTGGGAGTATGACTATCAGAATAAACCGGTGAAAAATCCGTATGATCAGGAACATGTCCATTTGGTTGAATCAATTCGTTTAGATAAAAAAATAAATCAGGCAGAAGCACTGGCCTATTCAACCCAGGTTGCTATTCTTGGACGTGAAGCAGCTTATACCGGTAAACCGATTACATGGGATGAGATTATGGCATCGACTCTCCGTTATGGTCCGGAAGAATATAAGATGGGACCGTTACCATTCTATAAAGAAGGGGAAGCTCCAAAGCCGGGTAAAGCTCCGGATGCTCCGGTTATGTAA